One part of the Anopheles merus strain MAF chromosome 3L, AmerM5.1, whole genome shotgun sequence genome encodes these proteins:
- the LOC121598804 gene encoding uncharacterized protein LOC121598804, whose amino-acid sequence MERDGHLKEQVHRQVRDLLSKQYVHKATVRELEEADQRRVWYLPIGVVTNPNTPGKVRLIWDAAAKAHGTSLNDMLLKGPDELSSLLGVLFRFRLYAVAACADVKEMFLQIMIRKEDKHVQRFLWRYEPTDELETYIVDVVMFGSACSPATAQYIKNRNAREHMEQFPRAVEGILETTYVDDFLDSFETEEEACQVSHDILIQDLWRTGTQWDEEINDTQVRHWRRWIDLLPVIADLRIPRSYFAAASRKMYENGEWHFFVDASQHAYACVLYLRIFDDAGEPQCTLIGGKAKVAPLKPLTIPKLELQACALGARFLRFTQEHHPINVRRRVLWSDSTVALSWIRSDPRNYKPFVAHRVVEKLESTSADEWRWVPTDHNPADEATKWKGKPNFDFGGNWFQGPEFLLHGEDDWPSQRFNSDNPSEEIRQVNLHLEDSNTGLLPIRYERFSRLERLQRIIGRVVRYVGNLRRKYRGEPILGGVLRQEELYEADKILWRHTQLEYYPEEVRILSLDDNNGNPGGRTVSKQSHIYHLLPFVDDEGVLRMRGRIGAAADVSYSAKYPVILPRGSRLAELMVERYHRLCRHANNETVTNELRQQFQIPKLRALVTKTVKNCVFCKIRRSLPQVPPMAPLPKKRLTPFVRPFSYVGLDYFGPVLVKRGRSNEKRWIALFTCMTVRAIH is encoded by the exons ATGGAGCGAGATGGACATCTTAAGGAACAAGTACATCGACAGGTTCGAGATTTGTTGAGCAAGCAGTATGTTCACAAGGCTACGGTGCGTGAGCTGGAGGAGGCTGACCAGCGACGCGTATGGTATCTACCAATAGGGGTGGTTACCAACCCAAATACACCTGGAAAGGTTCGGCTGATTTGGGACGCGGCAGCTAAGGCGCATGGAACATCGTTGAACGACATGCTGCTGAAGGGACCAGACGAGCTGAGCTCGTTACTTGGCGTACTCTTCCGATTTCGTCTGTACGCAGTGGCGGCGTGTGCAGACGTGAAGGAGATGTTTTTGCAGATTATGATACGAAAGGAAGACAAACACGTGCAGCGTTTCTTGTGGCGTTACGAACCAACGGACGAGTTGGAAACCTACATCGTGGATGTTGTAATGTTCGGGTCTGCGTGTTCACCCGCAACGGCGCAGTATATCAAGAACCGAAACGCACGAGAGCACATGGAACAATTCCCACGAGCGGTGGAGGGAATTCTTGAAACCACTTACGTAGATGACTTTCTGGACAGCTTCGAGACGGAAGAAGAAGCATGTCAGGTATCCCATGAC ATCCTGATACAAGATCTTTGGCGAACTGGCACGCAGTGGGACGAAGAGATTAACGACACACAGGTGAGACATTGGCGTAGATGGATTGATCTGCTTCCGGTAATAGCAGACCTACGCATTCCACGCAGTTACTTTGCGGCAGCATCGAGGAAGATGTACGAGAATGGCGAATGGCATTTTTTTGTCGATGCTAGTCAGCACGCTTATGCATGCGTCTTATATCTGAGGATATTTGACGATGCTGGAGAACCTCAGTGTACACTCATCGGTGGGAAAGCTAAGGTGGCGCCACTGAAGCCACTTACTATTCCAAAGCTTGAGCTTCAGGCTTGCGCGTTAGGAGCGAGATTTTTACGCTTCACGCAGGAGCATCATCCGATTAATGTGAGACGACGAGTGCTTTGGTCGGACAGCACAGTTGCGTTGTCGTGGATAAGGTCGGATCCAAGAAACTACAAACCCTTCGTGGCTCATAGGGTGGTCGAAAAACTGGAGAGCACATCGGCTGACGAGTGGAGATGGGTGCCTACTGACCACAACCCGGCAGATGAGGCCACGAAGTGGAAGGGAAAGCCGAATTTCGACTTTGGTGGCAACTGGTTTCAAGGGCCAGAGTTCTTACTCCATGGGGAGGATGATTGGCCATCACAGAGGTTCAACAGCGACAACCCGTCAGAAGAAATACGACAGGTAAATCTTCACTTGGAGGACTCTAACACCGGACTATTACCTATACGGTATGAACGGTTCAGTCGATTGGAGAGGCTACAAAGGATAATTGGAAGGGTTGTCAGGTATGTAGGCAATCTGAGACGAAAGTATCGTGGCGAACCTATTTTAGGAGGAGTTCTACGACAAGAAGAACTCTATGAAGCGGATAAGATTCTGTGGAGGCATACACAACTCGAGTACTATCCGGAAGAAGTTCGCATTCTGAGTTTGGACGATAACAATGGAAATCCTGGAGGAAGAACGGTATCGAAGCAAAGCCACATTTACCATCTATTGCCGTTTGTGGACGATGAAGGCGTATTGCGAATGCGAGGAAGGATAGGTGCAGCGGCGGATGTTTCTTATTCTGCTAAGTATCCCGTTATACTGCCGAGGGGTTCCCGACTGGCTGAGTTGATGGTAGAGCGGTATCATCGATTGTGTCGTCATGCGAACAACGAAACAGTGACGAATGAGTTGCGGCAACAATTTCAGATCCCAAAGCTGAGAGCGTTGGTAACGAAGACGGTGAAGAACTGTGTCTTCTGTAAGATCAGGCGGTCACTACCACAAGTGCCGCCAATGGCGCCGTTACCGAAGAAGAGGCTCACGCCCTTTGTTAGGCCATTCAGCTACGTCGGGCTGGATTACTTTGGACCAGTGTTGGTCAAGAGAGGAAGATCGAACGAGAAGCGTTGGATCGCTTTATTCACGTGTATGACTGTGCGCGCGATTCACTAG
- the LOC121598805 gene encoding uncharacterized protein LOC121598805 — translation MEAANANLNLEEVTQNVAEKHYLKLVEVIQQAAETSMPSSSGTSYNAVSKPNLTPAKVSDSVANRLAIMKRRQEAERKRMELELQLEFVKEEEDLLSEELGVIAISGASTVTPSRPDGESMRGSQRDERGPAPQLESVHRNVPTELPEFSGDPAEWPVFIAHYDYTTEKCGFSNWENMIRLQKALKGPALEVVRSRLVLPEVVPQVIATLRSRYGRPEHLISALIGKMRRMPAPCREKSDTVVAFGEAVRSMVDHMQAAGLRAHLTNPLLLQEIVERLPTSEQYSWARHIRGVTEPDLIVFSEFMTEWMDDAETLTRLDSPSLKAVDRKKPNTKGYVHAHVENQGATTSGTRAIQVGQSCFVCNKRGHLVSKCFAFGAMAVKDRWRKARALSLCFSCLERHNWRTCQNRAVCSIGGCTRRHHALLHGAEESREIGSEQNNIESREGGIDGGVIAESNHHQYVSSSSKALFRIVPVTVYGPAATVTTFANLDEGSSMTLVNDDLAEKLGVEGKVEPLCIRWTGNTTRVEAGSRRVNLKVGPVGSTKRFAIHSVRTVPGLNLPRQSFVQDEGRWQHLERLPIRQYRDAEPKLLIGLDNLRLAVPLRTKEGGVGDPIAVKTRLGWCIYGKPANLECERLLHICECNDQGNIHETIREYFDMQLIGAAHGVEQDPDERRAKQILDTTTVRIGITVEER, via the coding sequence ATGGAAGCGGCAAATGCTAACCTCAATCTGGAGGAGGTTACGCAAAACGTGGCTGAGAAACATTACCTCAAACTGGTTGAGGTTATCCAACAAGCGGCAGAAACATCCATGCCTTCTTCAAGTGGGACAAGCTACAACGCGGTGAGCAAACCTAACCTCACTCCTGCTAAGGTATCCGACAGTGTGGCTAATCGGCTAGCCATTATGAAGCGGCGGCAGGAGGCGGAGAGGAAACGGATGGAGCTCGAGTTGCAACTGGAGTTTgtgaaggaggaggaggacttGTTGTCCGAGGAGTTGGGTGTGATTGCGATTTCGGGAGCATCGACTGTGACACCGTCCCGGCCGGATGGAGAATCGATGCGAGGCTCGCAGCGGGATGAGCGTGGTCCCGCTCCGCAACTGGAAAGTGTTCATCGAAACGTGCCAACCGAATTACCCGAGTTTTCAGGGGACCCGGCAGAATGGCCCGTGTTTATTGCGCACTACGATTACACAACGGAGAAATGTGGTTTTTCCAACTGGGAAAACATGATACGGCTGCAGAAGGCGCTCAAAGGACCTGCGCTAGAAGTTGTGCGAAGCCGTTTAGTGCTACCGGAGGTGGTGCCACAAGTGATTGCGACGCTGCGATCGCGCTATGGTCGGCCGGAACATCTCATTTCAGCGCTGATTGGGAAAATGCGTCGGATGCCTGCACCTTGCAGGGAGAAGTCCGATACTGTTGTGGCGTTCGGCGAGGCAGTGCGGAGCATGGTAGATCACATGCAGGCTGCTGGTCTACGGGCACACTTGACCAATCCGTTGCTGCTGCAAGAGATCGTGGAAAGGTTGCCAACGAGCGAGCAGTACAGCTGGGCACGGCACATACGAGGCGTGACGGAACCGGATCTTATCGTGTTTAGCGAATTCATGACGGAATGGATGGACGATGCTGAAACGTTAACCAGGCTGGATTCACCCTCATTGAAAGCAGTAGACAGGAAGAAACCTAACACCAAAGGTTACGTGCATGCGCACGTGGAAAACCAGGGAGCGACCACATCGGGAACAAGGGCCATCCAGGTAGGACAatcttgttttgtgtgtaaCAAACGGGGACACCTTGTGAGCAAATGCTTCGCGTTTGGAGCAATGGCGGTGAAGGACCGCTGGCGGAAGGCCCGTGCACTTTCTTTATGTTTTAGCTGTCTGGAGCGGCACAACTGGCGGACGTGCCAAAACAGGGCGGTTTGCAGCATTGGTGGGTGCACACGCCGACATCATGCGTTGCTACACGGCGCTGAGGAGTCTCGCGAGATCGGCAGCGAGCAGAATAATATAGAAAGCCGTGAAGGAGGAATCGATGGTGGTGTCATTGCGGAGAGTAACCATCACCAATAcgtgtcatcatcatcgaagGCGCTCTTTCGAATAGTGCCTGTCACCGTGTATGGACCGGCTGCTACGGTGACTACGTTTGCGAATTTGGATGAAGGCTCGTCCATGACGCTGGTGAATGACGATTTGGCTGAAAAATTAGGTGTTGAGGGCAAGGTGGAGCCACTTTGCATCCGTTGGACAGGCAACACTACAAGGGTCGAGGCTGGATCCAGACGAGTAAACCTGAAGGTGGGACCTGTTGGTTCTACAAAGCGGTTTGCCATCCACTCGGTACGGACTGTGCCAGGGCTAAACCTACCTCGCCAATCCTTCGTGCAGGACGAAGGGAGATGGCAACATTTGGAGCGGCTACCGATTCGGCAATATCGGGATGCGGAACCCAAGCTGCTTATTGGGTTGGACAATTTGCGGTTGGCGGTTCCTCTCAGGACTAAGGAGGGAGGCGTTGGTGATCCAATCGCAGTAAAGACACGTCTTGGATGGTGTATTTACGGAAAACCGGCGAATCTGGAGTGTGAACGGTTGTTGCATATTTGTGAGTGCAACGACCAAGGCAACATTCACGAGACGATTCGGGAATATTTCGACATGCAGTTGATTGGTGCTGCACACGGCGTCGAACAGGATCCAGATGAGCGGCGTGCGAAGCAGATTCTGGACACTACCACGGTACGAATCGGGATTACTGTGGAGGAAAGATGA